CATGAGGTGTTGTCTCACCTGAGCGTCCTGCTTGGCCATAGAGATGTCCACGTTCTCCCTCTCGTCTCGATTTCCCTAAAACACAGAGAGACGAGGAGAAACAGCATTACCCATCATGCACTTCTCTTCATTATACAGGTGTGTGAATGGTCCCCGCCCACAGCGTGACGAGTCTGACCTGGCACAGAGAGATCAGCAGCCTGCGGAAGTGACCCGAGCAGTCATGGGTGATGGCGTCCTCTAGAGTTTTGCCGTAttctgtaaaacacacaaatgtcTTTATtgtctctccacacacacacacacacacacacacacacacacacacacacacacgaagaaTATCTGCACATGTCAAAGTTATTTCAGTGGTTCAGCCACAACAGCAGTAGGTTCAACTTTTTCCTCAACTGGAGCCGTGACGCTGACGCGAGGAGAATAGATTCTACTTTGGGTATTACAAGACAAACCtgaagtaaatgtgtgtgtgtgtgtgtgtgtgtgtgtgtttccttgaAAATATGGTGCTCTAACCagacaacattaaacattaggCTTTATGTAATAATAAACTTAATCCAGTCTGAGattattacataaacatttaagAACAAATTAGTCAGTTCCCATCAGGCTTTAGGAAAGTGAGACAGGTGCagacacagacatacagacatacagacatgcagacatgCAGACACAGACATAGACATagacacagacatacagacgtGCAGGCGGACACTCACCTGCTTTATAAATACGGTTGATCTCCTGAATCTCAGCATTGTTGCGAGATGATAGAATCTCAATCAGACATGCTTCATCTGTCCCTGCACcctgtttaaacacacaaacacacacacacacacacacacacacagacaaagttGCTGTCATGCATGTCAGAGCTTTGGATCACTCAGTAACTCAAGAgctatgtaaagaaaaaaagacatttcataaactcctgtctcccacaaacCCCCGTCTCCGCACCCCTAAACCCCACCCCCATGTCTCTGCAACAGTCATCCACGTCTCCGCCCCCCAAAAACCCCTTATACCCACACCCCAAACCACATCCCCTGTAACCCCGTACCCTGTCTCCACCTTGTCTCTCCAATCTCTACACCTCTTATGCCCCGTCTCCACACCTTCAACCCTCCATCTGTAACGCTTCTAATGCCCCATGTCTAaagtcctcacacacacacacacacacacacacacacacacacacacagtaacagtaTAAGGTAATGGACACTCACGGCGATAGCGTGGTGGAGCTCGTAGGCGTCGTACTCGCATGGGCTCTTCAACATCGCCAGCACAAGGTCCTCAAAATTCCCTGAGATCTCTGACTTCAAATCATGGATCAGATCCTGAAGAGAACACAGACGGGGAGGAGGACAAGAAGAGAGACGTTAAACCTCGTAGTCCTGAGGAGATGAGGACCTGCTGTGCACCGCCTCTGCTCGACTACAGCAGGATCTATTCACTGAGCTTCACTTCTCACCTTCCCATAAGTGGTCTTGTAAGCCTTGACCATCGGCACACGCTGCTTGTTGGAGCGGTTCCCTAGCAACTCGATGATGGCGTTCTCATCAGTGCCTAcacatcaacaacaaaaaacaagtcAACAACCtgagacacaaacaaacaaccaaccaaacaaTAATGTAACCTATGCCACGATGCACACTTTAAGCTAAGATTCATTTCTAAGCAGATGCTCATACGACACCGGGTCGGTGTAACAGTCAGCGATGAAGCTAGAACTGAGAGGAGGAGATTACACTCTGAGGGTTCCACTTAGAACCACTCCCAGACAGAGAACCCCATACTGATGTGAAGATTTAAAAAGAACAGAAACCAAGCGGTGTCACTGTCTCACCGAAGCCCTTCATGGCCTTGCGGAGAACCTCGACATCTCGGAGCGGGTCGGCACCGGGGGCGTCCTTTATGGTGCCGCGAAATCCACGCTGTAAAACAAACAGATCAAAGGATCAGAACATTGTACCAGGGAACAGCACCGAGACTCTACACAGTGTTGTTATGTCCAATAAGAGACACTTAGGACTGggagtttattattttatccaaAGTCTTCAGTACTGATCGGAGAGTGTGATGTCACAGCGGCGGGAGCAACCGACACGCATCGTTTAAAACcattaaaccttaaaaatagGGCTAGATGGGGAAAAGTCAGGGTGTGTATCTCTGCCCAAAGCAATCCAACACACACcaaatacatttacacacacaccaaatacaTTCACACAGCAAAACGTTCAACACGATATCATTTACAGCTGATGCACTTTAAGTGACGATGTGGTCTGGGACGACTCGGAGACACATAAGAGAATGAGATGCGGTGATGGAGATTAGAGAGAGTCAGAACTTTTGGATCTTACGTTAATAGCAGGTGCTACAGGTGCCCCTGGTGCTGCAGGTCCAGCTGGTCCAGCAGGTCCAACTGGTCCAGCTGGTCCACCAAAGCCAGGCATGCTGGGATACGAGGGGTTTGGGGCAGGAGCACCTCCAGGGTAACCGGGCATGGGTTGTTGCCCTGGCATCTGACCTCCAGGATACCCCTGTGGCATCCCTCCTGCAGGCTGCACAcgatacacatatatatagtataagaCCTTCATCCATACATCATGTGAATTTGCTATTAACTAACACACTATTGATCAAAGCCAGGGGTACTTACAGCTCCAAAGCCGGGCTGCCCTCCCCATCCACCTGTAACCACAAAAAGATCACCGTTATCGGTGTTCCACACCACCACAACCCCTACATCATCCTGAACACCTCCTGGCTGTTACCTTGGGGCATGCCGGGGAAACCTCCAGACTGATCCTGAGGGAATCCAGGGTACCCGGGGTAACCACCTCCCTGAGCGGGGTAGCCGGGGTAACCACCTGGCTGTTGTGGAGGGAATCCACCCCCTGCTGGGAAACCGCCCGCCTGCGGAGGGTACCCAGGGTACCCACCCTGCTGCTGCTGAGGAGGGTAACCAGCCCCACCCTGCTGCTGTGGAGGATAACCACCACCCTGAGGTGGGTAACCAGGGTAACCGGGGTAACTCATTCTGGCAAActctgaaagagagaaagatattAATTAGGCTTTGAAACAGATTTTATGCTCCATTTGAAAACATACCTACATACCATACACAGCCCCGCCCACATAACTCCCCCCACATAACTCCACCTAAACATCATACATAACCCCACCCACATAATCCCACCCACATAACCCCGCCTACATAACCCCACCTACACTCCATACATAGCCCCGCTCATAGCTCCACCCACATAACCCATCTACATAACCTGGCCAAAGCTTTCCTAACCCTGCCTAAATAACTCCGCCCACTTCCACATCAAagatttatttagaa
The DNA window shown above is from Clarias gariepinus isolate MV-2021 ecotype Netherlands chromosome 14, CGAR_prim_01v2, whole genome shotgun sequence and carries:
- the LOC128541433 gene encoding annexin A4-like; protein product: MSYPGYPGYPPQGGGYPPQQQGGAGYPPQQQQGGYPGYPPQAGGFPAGGGFPPQQPGGYPGYPAQGGGYPGYPGFPQDQSGGFPGMPQGGWGGQPGFGAPAGGMPQGYPGGQMPGQQPMPGYPGGAPAPNPSYPSMPGFGGPAGPVGPAGPAGPAAPGAPVAPAINRGFRGTIKDAPGADPLRDVEVLRKAMKGFGTDENAIIELLGNRSNKQRVPMVKAYKTTYGKDLIHDLKSEISGNFEDLVLAMLKSPCEYDAYELHHAIAGAGTDEACLIEILSSRNNAEIQEINRIYKAEYGKTLEDAITHDCSGHFRRLLISLCQGNRDERENVDISMAKQDAQALYNAGEKKLGTDESQFNAILCARSKPHLRQVFVEYQQMCGKDIVKSICGEMHGDLEHGMVSVVKCVRNTPAFFAERLHKSLKGMGTKDRTLIRIMVSRSEIDMLDIRQEYVRTYGKSLYNDISGDTSGDYKKLLLKLCGGSD